AACTCTCCCCCGCTGGCGACCGCTCAGGCTGGCCCCGGACACTATCTCCACATTCAACTTCCTCCCAACGATCACCTGGCACCCACACATCCCGCCACTTCGTCCGATGCCCTGGCACCCACACATCCCGCCACTTCGTCCGATGCCCTGGCACCCACACATCCCGCCACTTCGTCCGATGCCCTGGCACCCACACATCCCGCCACTTCGCCCGATGCCCTGGCACCCACACATCCCGCCACTTCGCCCGATGCCCTGGCACCCACACATCCCGCCACTTCGTCCGATGCCCTGGCACCCGAAGGAGACACCACCGCCGAGACACGCGAGATCTGCGCGCTGGCACGCCGACAGACCGTTCCCGACCTCCGAGAATGCTGGACCATCGAGCTTCGAGAGCCCCCTCGTACCCCCTCCGAAGCGCTCCAACATGCCATCGGCTCGCCGACCTCCCGAGACCCCGACCAGAACGAGCGTCGCACGGCTCTCACCGACGATGATCCCACCTCCGAGCTCGCCATGCAGATCGGCCCGGTCGACGGCGAGCTTGTACGAGGCCTGCCCGATACCCTTTGGCTCCGCGTTTTTGAGCGCGACACTGGCCAACCTCGACGGGCCAACCTCGAAATCACCCTGGAACGTGGCCTCACACAGACCCCTCTCCCAACCTCACTGACCACCGACCCACTCGGGCTCGCCAGACTCCCCGTCAACGCGATGACCGAGCTTACGCTGAAGGTCATCGCCCGTCCCTACGCCCCAACCGACGCACCGGCCTCCGCATCCTACACCCTGCGTATTCCCACCGTCGCCGCCCAGTTCGCCGTCTCGCTTCCGCGCCCCTACACCATCGCCGGACAATCCGTGGAAGGCTCGGTGAACACTATTCTCACAGACTCACCCTTTATGACCGACCTCTTCGAGGGCACATCCATGATCGCCGCCAACGCCTTCGGCTCCTCAAAGGGCTCCGGCGGCTTCACCCTCCCCACCCCCGAGGCCAATGCCCCGGGGCCGCTGGCCCGCGTACAGGTCTACCAGAGCTTCTTCGGCGCCGGAGACGCCTGGGATATCGCCCATCTCCTGATCCTCAAAGATGGCAGTCCCCAAACTCTGCGCCAGAGCACTGCACTCCTCCTTGAGCATCTCCATACCACTCACCCCGACGAGCACTGGGGCACCTACCTCGCTCTCCTCACACCACCACACTCCCCCTCCGTCGACACCCCCGCGCGCCTGACGCCGCTGATCGAGTTTGCGCTCAACCGCCTCCCCCGCGACTTTCAATCACCGCAACCTCTGCTCAACACCCGTGAAGAAGACCGCCGCGAGCTCGAAGACTGGAAAAACGAGATCCAGCGCGACCTTTACCACATGATGATCGTCGTTCTCCTGGTTGGCCTTCTCATTGTCGCCTACTTCGCGCTCCTGGGGCTGCGCCGCCTGCGCCGAGAAAGATCCCTCCTGGCCGAGATCGACCTCGAATTCGACGCTCCCCTCACCGACAACTCGGACACCCGACTCGAAGACCTTGTCACGCTCTTCCAGGCCTTCATCGTCTTCGCCACCATCGCCCTCTTCGGCCTTGGAATCATTCTGGTCGTCAGTTATCTATGACCTCGTCTCAGCCTTACGCTATGCGGCTATCCAGCCCTCATGCACCCGTTGAACAACTTTGCTTTTCCTTTCCGATGTTCAGGAGCCCCCATGCCGAAGACGCCCGACGATAACAGCCAGATGAGCTTCGCCGACCTGGCCAACCACGCGAACCTCAACGGCAAGACACTCTACCTCGTCGACGGCTCCTCCTACATCTACCGGGCCTTCTACGCGATCCGGAACCTCTCCAACTCCGCCGGGATGCCTACCAATGCCATCTACGGCTTTACCCAGATGCTCAAAAAACTCATCGAAGACGAAAACCCCGACCTGATCGCGGTTACATTCGACGCCTTCGACGCCGACGAGCACACCTTCCGTAAAGAGCTCTACGACGACTACAAAGCCAACCGCAGCGCCATGCCCGACGAGCTGCGCATTCAGATCCCCTACTTCCGCAAAGTCGTCGAAGCCCTCAACATCCCCATCATGGAGCAGGCTGGCGTCGAGGCCGACGACCTCATCGCTACCGCCACCGTGCGCGCCCGTGAGGTCGGCCTCAACGTCTGCATCATCAGCGCCGACAAAGACCTGATGCAACTTCTCGGCGATGGCGTCTCGATGCTCGACACCATGCGCGGCCGACGCTACTCCCCGGCCGACGTCCTGGAGCGCTTCGCCGTCAGCCCCGATCGCGTCAAATACGTGCTCGCCCTGGCCGGCGATACCTCCGACAACATCCCCGGCGTCCCCGGCATCGGCGAAAAAACCGGCGGCAAACTCATCGCCGAATTCGGCGATCTGGAGACGCTGCTTGCCAACGTCGACAAAGTCTCCGGCAAAAAACGCAAAGAAAACCTCACCGAGTTTGCCGACCAGGCCCGCCTCAGCCTGGAGCTCGTCACCCTGCGCGACGACTGCCCCATCGCCTTCGACATCGAACACCTCCATCTTTCCCCCCCGGACTTCCAGGCCCTCGCCCACCTCTTTCATGAGCTGGAGTTTGAGAGCGTGCTGCACGATCTCAACCGCTGGTTCAAGTCCCGCGGCTGGCTCGACGATCGCGACATCGAAGACCTCAAAGACAGCCTTCTTGACGAAGAGATCACCCGCACCGACGAAACCCGCAAAGACTACCGGGCCATCTTCACCCTCGAAGAACTCGACGAGCTTCTTGCCGCCTGCAAAGACGCCGGCCGCTTCGCCTTCGACCTTGAGACCACCAGCATCGACCCGCTGGAGGCCCAGATCGTGGGGATGTCCTTTGCCTACAAACCCAACCACGGCGTCTACGTCCCGGTGGCCCACAGCTACGACGGTGCCCCGGCACAGCTCTCTCTCAATGAGGTCCTGGCACGCGTCGCCCCGCTTCTCGAAGATCCCGACCTGCCGAAGATCGGGCAGCACTACAAATACGAGTGGCTGGTGCTACACCGCCACGGCGTCAGCTTCCGGGGGGTGAGCTTTGACACCATGCTCATGAGCTACGTGCTCGACCCGGGTAAGAACTCCCACGGCCTCGACACCATCGCCTTTGACTTTCTCAACCACCGCAACATCAAGTTCAGCGATGTGGCCGGAAGCGGCAAAAAACAGCTCACCTTCGACCAGGTACCCCTCGACAAAGCCACTCCCTACGCCTCGGAGGATGCCGACATCACTCTGATGGCCTGCGACGCCCTCCTCGAACGTCTCAATGAAGAGCCCGAACTGCGCAAGCTCCACGACACCCTGGAGATTCCCCTCTCCCGCGTGCTCGGCATCATGGAGCTCAACGGCGTCAAAGTGGACTGCGACATCCTCAACCAGCTCAGCGCCGAATTCGAAGTTGAACTCGAACAACTCCAGGACGAGATCAACGTCCACGCCGGCTCCGAGGTCAACCCCAACAGCCCCACCCAGCTCCGAGAGGTCCTCTTCGAGCGCCTGGAACTCCCGGTGAAAAAACGCACCAAAACCGGCCCCTCCACCGATCAGAGTGTGCTCGAACAACTCTCCGAGCTTCACCCGCTGCCGCGCCTCATTCTGGAGTACCGCTCCTTCTCCAAGCTCAAAGGCACCTACGTCGACGCCCTGCCCGAGCTCATCCGGGAAGACACCGGCCGCATTCACACCGACTTCAACCAGGCCGTCGCCGCCACCGGTCGCCTCTCTTCCTCAAACCCCAACCTGCAGAACATCCCCATCCGCACCGACCGCGGCCGCGAGATCCGCAAAGCCTTCGTCGCCGACGAGGGGCACCTCTTGCTCGCCGCCGACTACTCCCAGATCGAGCTGCGTATCATGGCGCACCTCTCCGGCGATCCGGTGCTTCTGGAGGCCTACCGCGAAGGCCAGGACATCCACGCCCTGACCGCCTCCCAGATCTTCGACGTCGCCATCGACCAGGTCACCTCCGAGCAACGCCGCGCCGGCAAAACCATCAACTTCGGCGTGATGTACGGCATGGGCCCTCGCCGACTGGCCCGCGACCTCGACATCTCGATGCCCGAAGCCAAAAGCTACATCGACAACTACTTTGAGCGTTACCAGGGCGTCGCCTCCTACTTCGAAAAGCTCGTCGCCGACGCCGTCGAGACCGGCTACGCCCTGACCATGTTCGGCCGAAAACGCCTGCTCCCCACCCTTGAGAACAAAGGAGCCGGCCGCGCCTTTGCTGAGCGCGCCGCCATCAACACCCCCATCCAGGGTACCGCCGCCGACATCATCAAACTGGCCATGATCGCCATCCAGGAGCGCATCGAGTCCGAAAACTTGCCGGCCCGCATGCTCCTCCAGGTCCACGATGAGCTCATCTTCGAGATCGCCGAAGACGCTCTCGACGACCTTCGCCCGATCATCTGCAACATGATGGAGACCATCGTTAAACTCGACGCGCCCCTGGTCGTGGAGAGTGGTGTCGGCAAGAACTGGCTCGATGCCAAATAACCTGCACACCCTATCAGCACTGACAAGCACCCTTTCTGTTTTTTCTCGATCGATGCCCTGACACCTCGCGCATACCCACGTGTCGCGGTGCCAGGCGTTCGAGCATCTCACGGGTGCCAGGGCATCGAGCATCTCACGGGTGCCAGGGCATCGAGCATCTCTCGGGTGCCAGGGTATCGAGCATCGCAAGGAATCCTTGAACCGGTGACAGGCGTGTGTACATCTCCTCACGCGCGGGCCCATTCGGCCTTCAATTCGTTCTTTGTTAGCTCTTCTTCACGGAGTTTTTACCCATGGCTGTAAACCCCAAACTCTCTGTGGGCGACGCCGCCCCCGACTTCACCCTCCCCTCCGATACGCAGGGTGACGTTAGCCTGGCCGACCTCAAGGGGCAGAAGTTCGTTCTCTACTTCTACCCCAAAGATATGACCCCGGGCTGCACCAAGCAGGCCTGCGACTTCCGCGATAACCTCGACGCATTCGCCGAGCACGGCTACGCCATCTACGGCGTCTCCCCGGACCCGGTAGAACGCCACGCGAAATTCCGCGAGAAGCACGACCTCAACTTCCCGCTTCTGGCCGACACCGACCACAGTGTCGCCGAGGCCTTCGGCGTCTGGCGCGAAAAGACCAACTACGGACGCACCTACGAAGGCCTGGTCCGCTCCACCTTCTTTATCGACGCGGACGGCACGATCGAGGCCATCCACGATAACGTCCGCGCCACCGGGCACGTCGGCCGACTGGTGCGTGACCTCGGTTAAGCCTCTCTCCAGAGACACCACACGCCCCGAATGCACCTCGTGCTGCGTTCGGGGCGTTTTTGTTCTCGCACCATCGCCTGGCACTCATTCATGTCACTTCGCCTGGCACGCACGCGGCATTCTCTCACCCCGGTTGACCCGATCCCTGCGATCGTCCATGGTGTCCGACCTTCTGGCGCTGCCTCCGCTGGCGCCCTTACGCTTCATCGATTTTGCCTGCCTCGACCATCGTACCATGTCCATTCAACTCGTTTTTCTCGGGACTGGCAGCGGCAAACCCATGCCGCAGCGCAACGTCTCATCGGTCGCGCTCTTTCGCGAAGGAGAGCTCTTTCTCTTTGACTGCGGCGAAGCCACGCAGCTGCAGTTGACCCGCTCCGGACTTCGACCGGGCGCGCTGCGAGCGATCTTTTTAAGCCACTTCCACGGTGACCACGTCAACGGGCTCCCTGGCCTTCTCGGCTCACTGACGCTGAATCAACGCGACGATGCCCTCGATATCTATGGTCCCCGCGGGTTACGACGCTGGTTTAAAACCCTGCACGACCTCCACATTCTTCGCCCGGGCTTTCGAGTGCGTTTGCACGAGATCACCGAAGCCAGCAACGTTTTTAATGGCGAAGGCTTTCACGTCGAAACGCAGGCCCTGAACCACCGCATCGATACCTGGGGCTACGCCCTCGTCGAAGACAGTCGTCCAGGACGCTTTGATCTGGAGCGCGCCCGCGCCCTTAACATCCCGCCGGGCCCCATCTTTGGTAAATTACAACATGGCGAAACCGTCACCCTGGAGGACGGCCGCACGATCGAGCCCTCCCAGGTGCTGGGCCCTGCTCGCCCCGGGCTGAAGATCGCCTACTGCTGCGACACCATTCCCTGTCCCGAGGCCATTGAGCTTGCTCGCGACGCCGATCTCCTCATCCACGAGGCGACCTACGTCGCCGGCGATGAGCGCAGCGCCCATCAGCGCGGACACTCAACCTCCGCCGATGCCGCTCGATGCGCCCGTGACGCCAACGCAAAACGCCTGATTCTGACTCATATCTCCCAAAAGCACCTCAACCTTGAGGAGGTTGTTCAGGGGGCGCGGGCTATCTTTCCCAACGTCGAAATCGCGCGCGATCTGGCGGAATTTACCGTGGAGCGTCGCGATCACTAACGCGATGTACGCATCGATCTCATCGCCTGGCACCCGTGCTTCAGCACCCACAACTCAGTGATGTGATCGAACGCCTGGCACCCATACATCTTCCTGATATGCGAATGCCCGTGATCGAACGCCTGGCACCCCGACGTAAGGAACGTAGTCGAGCGCCTGGCACCACGACACGATATACCCCTAACACAAAAACGCCCGGATCTGCCGATCCGGGCGTTTTGAATTTCTGACGTTTACAGGGCCCTTCGCCCCGGCGCTCAGCTGCGTTCGCGGTACACGTACACGCTCTCCGTGGTCATCAAACCGGACTCATCGCGGGTCACCAGCGAGATTCGATTCATACCTTCAAAGAGGGGCACTCGGGCGTCAAACGATACCTCGTCGCTATCCACGCGCTCGTAATTGAGCTTGCGCGTCTGGACATCGCGCGGACCTCCCTGCCGCTGCACCACGACATAGTAGTCCTGAATCAGGCCCTCATCGCGGATGGTACCCTTGAGTTGCACGGCCGCATCGCCGGTCAGCATCTGGGTAGGATTGAGCGAAACCATCGGCTTCTGGAAACGACTCCAGGTCGCCACGCTACCGTCCGCCGACGCCTCGCCATCGGCCATCGTCGCGTTGTCAGCACTGACCCAGATCTCGCGCTCTCCGAGCTTGAGCTTGAGCCAGTTACCACTGCGCGCTTCGACCTTCAGGCGAGCACCGGGCTCCAGTCGCGCCACCTCGGCACTTCGGGCATGCGCACCGACGTGCGAGACGGCTCCCTGCGCACCGATCGTGGCCACGCCTTCGACATCCTCAACCGGTGCCACATCCTCAATCACCGGAATCTCGAGAATCTTTTGCACAAACTCGCGATAGGCCATGTCGTACAGGTCAAGCTCCAGCCTCGCCACGCCCTCATCCGGGCTCCGACGCACACGGAACTCAAAGTCGAACTGCTCGCTGCCCCCTGCGGCCAGGTCTTCCACCGTGCCACGCCCTCGGTTCAGATAGATCGCATCCCCCGAGAGGTTTTTGAGGTAGACCATCACCTCATCGCTGGGCACCGCTCCGACGTTCTCCAGGTGAATGCGCAGGGTCACGTCCTCCTCAGCCTGCAACACCCCGTCTCCGTTGCCGCCAAGCACCTCGTAGGAGAACGCAAACTGCGGGCGCTCCTGACCTTGAATAGGAAGATCGAAGTGGTGCTCGCCAGAAAACTCCTGCTCGTCGTCGCTGACCACAAACTCCATACGATCGTGGCGGCTGGCACTGTCCTTCGGGATCTCCAGGGTCGTGGTCCACTCGCGGGTCTCGCCAGGTTCAACTTTACCGAAGATGAACTCACGGTGACGCAACAAGAGGTTGTCGGAACGCGTCAGCGCCTTGACCCGGTAGAGCGGCTCGGTACCCCGGTTGGTCAACGCGGCGGTCACTTCAATCTCCTGGCCAGCCTGCCAGGGCCCCTCGGTCGCGGTGCGAACCTCCAGCTCATAATCGGCGTTTGCCACCGGCTCACCGGCGCTCCAATCGACCCCCATCTTGCTGAGCTCGGCTTTGATCTCGCTTAACTCCGTATCAAAGACCGTCTGCAGCTCGCCCTGAAGTTTCTCCAGGAGCGCCTCCCGCCGATGCTCCTCCCCGGCGGCAACCAGCAGCCGCTGGGCCAGACGAATCTCAAAATCTTCGCGGAACTCATCCGGATTGACGTACTCCTCCTCCTCTTCGTTGGAAGCGTCTTCATCCAGATAGCGAATCTGTCGCACCACGCCGCCGGCATCGGGTTGGGTGGTCGGGTTGGCCAGCGTCATCGCCAGATCACTCTCGCGCTGCATCGACTGCGACAAAAACATATTGACCGAGTCCGGCGTCACCACCACAGGGATCGTCCGCAGATCGGGGATGATCCCCTCATTCTGAATCGAAACGCCGCCCGGAGTCAGGTACTGCGCCACGGTCAGCTTGAGCGCCGAGTCGTCCGGGAACTCATAAAGAATCTGCACCGTCCCCTTGCCAAAGGTCGTATCGCCCAGGACCACCGCCCGATTGTTCTTCTGCAGCGCGCCGGCCACGATCTCACTGGCCGAAGCACTACCGCCGTTGACCAGCACCACGATCGGGTACTCAGGCTCGGTTCCCGCACGGTTTGCAGACTTCGTCTCCCGGAGCTTATTACCCACCCCGACAGTGCTCACGATCGTCCCCTCATCGACAAAAAGATCGCTGATGCGAATCGACTGCTCCAGAAGCCCGCCCGGGTTGTCGCGCATATCAAGAATCAACCCCTGCATCCCGCCCATCTGCTCTTTGAGCTCCGCAAGATGCGTGCGCACATCACTGTAGGTATTGGCCTGGAAGTTCTTGATGCGAAGATACCCCACCTTCTCGGCCAGCGGCTTCGAATCCACGCTCTCGATCTTGATCACCGCCCGCGTCACCGTGAACTCGCGCGGCTCCGGCCAGTTCGCCCGCTGAATCCACAGATTCACATCGGTGCCCGGCTCCCCCCGAAGCAGATTCACCGCCTCGTTGAGGTTCATGTTGATCGTCGACTCCTCACCGATGCGCACAATGCGATCCTGAGCCTTAATGCCTCGCTGCGAGGCCGGCGTCCCTTCAATCGGGCTGATCACGGTGAGCTGACCATCGCGAATCGAGATCACGATTCCCAGACCGCCAAAACGCCCCCCCGTCTGGGTCTGCATCTCCTCATAGTAGGTCGGCGGCAAGAGGTTGCTGTGCGGATCCAGCGTGGAGAGCAGCCCGTTGATCGCGGCGTACTCGATATCCTCATTTTTGCGCTCCGGATCCTCGGGCAGATGCTGCTCCACAAACAAAAAGATCTCTTTGAGACGAAGACTCATCTCCCAGAGACTCTCCATGGAGTTGGCCTCAAACTCGCGTCGCTCCGAGCCCACCTGCACCACCACCTTCTCGGGGCTCTGCTCAGGCTCGTCGACCTCATAGCTGACCACAAACTCCGGAATCTGGTTCTGAACCGCCTCCAGAGACGCGATCAACATCTTCGCCGGCTCAATGCGCTCCGGCTCCACATAGTTATCTTTCAGCTGCAAGAGCACCCGGTTGAGGATCCGCAACGACGAGAAGCGATACGCCTCCTCCCCCTCCTGGGCCGAGACCGTCGCCTGACTTAAATCAAACTGCACCCCGCGCTCGCCAAGCTGAACACTCAGCGCAAACGCGATCGTCACGGCGACCGCCGCTACCACATAGCGACCCTGTCGTTTCATAAAGCTCATGTCTTTCCTGATCGTCTCCCCTCGCCACATGCAGGCACGCCGCGAGCGGTTTCCTGTCTCAAATTCACCATCGGGATCTTAGGCCGACGCCTCACCGACCGACAACCCGCGCTGCCCCACCTCAAAGCTCGTTGGCTCCGCTTCATAGAGTCTTCCCGTCCATCAAAGGTGGTCCCCCCGCTGGCAGATTCAACGTCGCCTGGACACCTTACCATTCCCGCCTGGATTGTCCCACATCTTCTTACAGATCGCGCCGGGTGCCAGGCGTCCGTACATCTCGCTCTCGCACGGGTGCCAGACGTCCGTACATCTCGCTCTCGCACGGATGCCAGGCGTTCGTACATCTCGCTCGCGTACGGGTGCCAGGCGTTCGTACATCTCGCTCACGCACGGGTGCCAGGCGTTCGTACATCGCACTCGCGTACGGGTGCCAGGCGTCCGTACATCTCACTCGCGTACGGGTGCCAGGCACCCGTAGATCTTCCTCACAGCCTCCTCCTTTACTCTTGCCACCTCTTCCCCCAGAGGCCATCATGGCACGCCACCCCTGGCCCTTTTTGTAGCTGCCCGTAGATCGAGTTCCTCCCATGGCCCTGATGCCCGCTGCCGGCGACATCGTCGACGATGTCTTCCGCGTCGAAGAAGAGATCGACAGCGGCAACTTCGGCGCCGTCTACAAAGTTCGCGATCTTCTGGAGCACCGCACCCTGGCGCTCAAGGTCCTCAAGCCCGGGCCCCACGATGAAAACGAGCTGCGCCAGCGCTTTGAGCGCGAGGCCAGCCTCATCTACAGCCTGCGCCACCCCCACGTCGTCCAGGTGTACTATTACGGGCAGACCGAGTCGGGTCTCCCCTACATGGCCATGGAGTACCTGCAGGGCACCGACCTGCGCTCGTTGCTCCAGCATCACGGTGCTCTCTCCGAAGCTCTGGCGCGCCGCATCACCATCGAAGCCCTGGCCGCCCTGCACGCCGCCCACGCTACCGGCATCGTCCACCGCGACTTAAAGCCGGCCAACATCTTTCTGGTCAACGACGGCGACCGCGGGCAGGTCAAAGTCTTGGACTTCGGCTTTGCCAAAGCCCTCGATGGCGAGACCGACTTTGAGATCACCAACGCCGGCACCCTGGTGGGAACCCCCGCCTACATGTCGCCGGAGCTTGTGCACAAAAAGAACGTCGGACCTCAGGCCGATATCTACGCCTTAGGGTTGATCCTGGCCGAGATGCTCACCGGCGAAAAAGTCGTCACCATTGAAAACGTCTACGACACGATCGTTTTTCAGGGCTCCAAAAAAGACATCAAACTTCCCCGTGAGCTGCGCCGCTCGGTCTTCGCCCCCATCCTGGAGCGAGCCATCGCCAAAGACCTCGACCGCCGCTACCAGAGCGCCATCGAGATGATCGACGCACTGCGCGCACTCCATCTGGAAAGCGTCGGCCCCTACACCGACGAGGTGCCCCTGACCAGTGCGCCCCCCTCCACCGGGAGCGCTGACCAGCAGGCCCACACACGCCCCCGCTCCGACGGGCGCCCCTCTCTTGTGGAGGTCGATCAGGCCCTGGCCAACGCCTCCGCCCGGCAGCTGGTACTCGAGAGTGAGCCTACCATCGACTACCCACGCCACTCCCAGCCTCCACTTCAGCTTCGCCAGGCGGGCAACCGCCCCACCGCGCAGATGCCTGCCATCTCGCGCAGTTCCACGGCAACCATGGCCACCGCCCTGCCCGAAGAGCCTGTTGAAGAGCAGCGTTCGGCCTGGGTGGACGTCGCGCTGGGTCTGGTCATCGGAGCGATTGCGCTGGGAGCTATCCTCTATTTCTTCGCCTGACGACTCATCGTCTCGCCCCCCACCACCCGCTCGTTTGTCTCACTGATGCGCGTCTTCAAGACGGTGAGCCCTTGGTGACGAACTGGCGAAGCACCTCGCTCTCCCTTAGGGTGGGAACATCGACGACGACCTCCGACCGAAGGTTCTCCCGCGTGCTTACCGCTGCCCCTGCCCACGACGCCCCGCTGGCCCGCCCGGTCTTGCTTCTCGCCGCACTGCTGCTCGCCAGCGTGACGCTGCTCTTCGCACCTGTACTCCACGCTCAGGAGCCTTCCCCGGTTTTGAGTACGCAGTCGCGCAGCGTTCAATATCTCATCGTCATCGACGACTCCGGCTCCATGCGCGTTCGTACCGCCGAGGGGCCCGCCGCCGACCCGGAGCGCCTGGCCATCTTTGCCACCCGCTCGCTCCTGAGTATGCTCGACGACCGCGATGAGGTCAGCGTGCTGCGCCTCAATGGCGCGCGCGAGGGCGAATCAACGATGCCAATTGCTCCCCTGGCCGAGAACAGGGCGCGCCTGGGCGCCATGCTCGCCAATGACGGCCCGGTGGCCGCCTACCCGGGCAAGCTCACCCCCTGCGCCTCGGCACTTGAGGCGGTCCGCGACGAGCTCAACCGTGCGCGGCGTCCCAACACCGCCCAGGTCGTGCTCTTTTTGACCGACGGCGAGTGCAACGATGCGCAGGTAAACACCGAACGCTACCTGGAGTCGATCGACTCGCAAGAAGATGGACTCTTCCAGTTCTACCTGCTGCGCTGGCGTGGCCGCGTCTTCTCTCAGTACCTGGTCGAGCTCGCAAGGAAGAGTGGCGGAAGCATCGGTGAGGTCGGCGCCGATGATCCCACCGACCTGCTCGCCCCCTTTGCCAACGCTCTCTCGCGCTCCCAGGGTTACAGCGCACACCTTCTTCGCCCGGGCACCACCACCATCCCCGCCCACACCGGCGCGCGGCGCATGAGGCTTCTGGCGGTCGCCCCCGACCAGGGAAGCGAACTTCGCCTCAACCTCAACGCCCCCTCCGGCCAGCCTCGCACGCTTGGAGCTTCCCGCACCGGTCTGCACCACTACGAGGATGGCAAGCGCTACCGCTACGTCGCCCTTGACTACGAGCCCGGTACCACACCGGTCACCGTCCAGGTCTCCGGCGGTGCCAACCGCTGGCGGGTGGTGGCGCTGCCCGATTACCGCCTCTTTGTCGAGACCCGTGTTCAGCAGGGACGCTGCGGAAGCCAGGGCGAAGACACCAACTTTGTGCAGGTGGGCTCAGGCATCTGCGTGACCCTCTCGCTTATCAACGAGGAGGGCCAGGTTGTCAGCGCAGACGTCGCCTCCCGAGGCACCGAAGCGGCCATCCTCTATCAGGAGCCCGGTGCCGAGCCGCGCCGTCTGCCGGCGGCCTCCACCGACAAGGCTGCCGTCTTCCGCTTTGAGCGCGTCAACCTGCAGGAGGGCGACCATATCCTCTCCCCGCGCATCACGCTCCCCTCCGCGCAGGGCACCCCGGTAACCCTGCGCGGGGCTGCGCGAACCCTCCAGGTCTCCACCCGCCGCATTTCGGCGACACCGGCAAGCCTTGAGGCCGGGGATCTCTTGCCCGGCACCGATCATTTCCAGGAAATCGTCATCGAGGGCAACTTCCCCGCGACCCGCGCCCGCCTCACCGTGGCCCGCGCCGATGGTCTTCCCGAATGCGTCACCTTCGCGCTCAGCGGCGTGCCCGCAGGCCAGGCACAGACCATCTCCCCGGGCCAGACCTACACCCTGGAGACGCGCGTCGCCCCCTACTGTGGCCCGGTCGATGTGCGGCGCACCATCGACAACGCCCTGCGTCTGGAGTTCGACCGCGGCGCGCACTCCATTCCCATCCCCACGCTGGTGATCCCGGTGCGCGCCGAGCTCATAAGCCAGCTGACCGCCCCTCACCACCTCGAAACCACCCTGCGTGGCGGCCAGAAACGCGACCTGCGCATCAGCCTCTCCGGAAACCACCGCCGCGCACAGCACTTTGACGCCGTCATCCTCCCCACCGATGAACGCACCGGCTGGCCCGGTGACGACCTCCGGCTGACCTTCCTCGACGCCCGGGGCAACGCGCTACCTGAGAGCGACCAGGGCCAGGTCACCACCGAAGTTGTTCATGCGACTGGCACCGATGCTTCCCCCTCCGCGTCGAGCGCCATCCTCACCCTGCACCTGCGCGCCGACGCCTGTTGCCAGGCCGGCACCTACTCCACCGAGGTAGCTCTCGTTCCCCGCCAGGGTGCCAGCTCTCCGCTGCGCCTGCCGCTGACCG
The sequence above is drawn from the Lujinxingia sediminis genome and encodes:
- a CDS encoding vWA domain-containing protein, translated to MTNWRSTSLSLRVGTSTTTSDRRFSRVLTAAPAHDAPLARPVLLLAALLLASVTLLFAPVLHAQEPSPVLSTQSRSVQYLIVIDDSGSMRVRTAEGPAADPERLAIFATRSLLSMLDDRDEVSVLRLNGAREGESTMPIAPLAENRARLGAMLANDGPVAAYPGKLTPCASALEAVRDELNRARRPNTAQVVLFLTDGECNDAQVNTERYLESIDSQEDGLFQFYLLRWRGRVFSQYLVELARKSGGSIGEVGADDPTDLLAPFANALSRSQGYSAHLLRPGTTTIPAHTGARRMRLLAVAPDQGSELRLNLNAPSGQPRTLGASRTGLHHYEDGKRYRYVALDYEPGTTPVTVQVSGGANRWRVVALPDYRLFVETRVQQGRCGSQGEDTNFVQVGSGICVTLSLINEEGQVVSADVASRGTEAAILYQEPGAEPRRLPAASTDKAAVFRFERVNLQEGDHILSPRITLPSAQGTPVTLRGAARTLQVSTRRISATPASLEAGDLLPGTDHFQEIVIEGNFPATRARLTVARADGLPECVTFALSGVPAGQAQTISPGQTYTLETRVAPYCGPVDVRRTIDNALRLEFDRGAHSIPIPTLVIPVRAELISQLTAPHHLETTLRGGQKRDLRISLSGNHRRAQHFDAVILPTDERTGWPGDDLRLTFLDARGNALPESDQGQVTTEVVHATGTDASPSASSAILTLHLRADACCQAGTYSTEVALVPRQGASSPLRLPLTVHVEAAGLWRCWGTTIARTLVLVLLLLLLAYIGNMWRSSHFLDRDRLAERLVPLYWSDYGETRPQTRSAEDVRRMVRKSLGLWPRLKAWLAANPLVFGLPGRDYYESAELVLDATRNIHRSRLRLSHERELLTELRANPRRGLAKMYTTARGGISFYAVPAEGNRLGVFELQREFDDFADPTIEFEPKLINLRRRTELIAMHSDREPDTMAGWRIG